Part of the Zygotorulaspora mrakii chromosome 2, complete sequence genome, CAGtctttcatcaaattcaaatccTCTTTTCAACATGGAGCTTAGCAGCTCATGATAAACTGGTCTCCCCGCCCCATCAGACTCAACTGGATTGTTTTTGATCACTTCGTTATAGTAATTGTTGTAGATGTCTCCATCATAGTAACCTATTGGCGCATTCAGCATCGAATCAGgaaatttgaaggaatCTGTTAATGCTATACAATGATTTCTCAGTTTTGGTAGAATTTGTAATAGCTGTGGTTGGACATCTTGTGAAATTTGATCtggttcaaaaattttaaattgTTGGAATTCACCGGAATGCTTATCAATGAAATACAAGGAGAACAGTTTGTAGATATCCCACATAACACTTCTCGTATTTTCGTCAGTAATATAGGATTCCGAATCTGAATTCAACTTGTCATGGTATGCTTTCAACATTGAATGCAATGCATGGAATTTGGATATTAGAATCAGTAGTTTTGAAACACcgtcaatttttttagtCTTTTCAATCAATCTTGCAGTGTGATTCAGTAATTTGACGAGGGCAATGGCCCAGACAAGATAATAGTCCTCGATTTTGTTCAACTCTGCTTCTTCACCTCCCATTATTACGTTACGGAGAAAACTTGGCTTCAAATAACTGAATGATTCGGTGTCTAGTTCTCTATCAAACTTGCCTCGAGTACCAGCTTCAAcgaatttttttaaaatagATTTTGCCGAAGTGAGTGATAAAATACTATTATCACCCTCCCATGTACATTGAACAACCCAATCGTTATAACCTTTACCAAAGGCATTATACTGCGAATAACCGTGACCACCACAACTTTGTCTCAATTCATCGATTAATTGCGCCACTAACCAAGTGTTGGTTGCCTTCAAGCTCGCACTGTCGAtgaataaatttttcaatttttgactGACTCTCATCAATGCTGATTTGTCACTTGACGAAACTTTATATAATTCGTTCAATGTAGTGTAATAATTGTCCATTAACTTAAATGCCGCAGGGGAAATCATATACGCAATAGAAATTTGTGGTAAAACGCGGTATTGATGCAACGGGTAATCCATCAGTTGCGATTCCTGTTGTCCTTTCTTGGCAGCAAATTGCTGTCTTCCCACAGCGTAACGAGTAGCAATTGTCACAAACTTTGCTCCAAACCTGAATGAATCCATTACCATGTTAACTCTACCGTTTAAGAGGGCACTATAACCTGAGATTGAATCTAATTGCGGCTCCGTCTTAACACTTATGCAACCGTCTCTGGCTCTCAATACTTTTGTAAACCTACTCAACATGAATTCTCTTGGAATAACGACATTTCTGAATTGAATCCATCCATTATCAATACCATCACGCCCCATCTTGGCACCAATGTCACCTATGGAAACTCCAGGTAGTAATTGAAACGTCGCGGGATCTCTTAGTGGGACGACAAATGTCTTGACACCATAATCCTTAGCTTCAACGATCAACCTTGCGTACACTGTTGAGTGAGTAGCTGAATGGGCAGCACCACCGATCCACCATTTTGTTGCCGTTAAGTCAGGAGTATCGATTGAAAACGTGTCACTTTTGGGATTATAAGTGGCTCTTGTTTGTAATTCAGCAACATTCGAGCCATGTCCCAACTCAGTCATTGCAAAACATCCATATATACCCTTTATGAAAAGGGCACCGCGTTCTTGCAACCAATAGTGAATTTGTTCGTCTGTTCCATTACCCTTAATGCAATTGCCAAACAAACCCAGATGAACACCCACCCTTGTCCCCAATTGCGGATCAATATTAGCTACCAAAGAAAGTCTTTTGTCAAATATAGAGAGATCCTCATTACATAAGCTCGGTAATTTATGTTCAGtatcattttgaagttctttGATCAAGTCTGTCCCCTTAAATTGATTTCTAATCGTTTTAATGTCGTGTTCCATATACAAAGATAGTCTCGCGATTTTCTTCGCTGTCTCTAGCCGCTGCTGACTCTTGGTTTGATCGTAATAATCCGTGTCAGTCTTCAATACCGGGTCATTACATATCTCTTCGATCAAGCTGTGTGTCAAATCACGTCTCTGAGGTGTATTCTCCAAGAACGTGTTGATCTGATCAATTCTCAACTTGGATTGTGCACGctctttttgaataaatttTTGTGGATTCAAtacttttgaatcattgTCAATAGTGAAACTTCGTGTCATTGCGATTCTTATCGATCACAAGCTACAATAATGACCTGACTTAAAAAGTATAACCGGCAAATGAAGGTCATCCAGACAATATCGACcaatctttcttcttccttaTAT contains:
- the POX1 gene encoding acyl-CoA oxidase (similar to Saccharomyces cerevisiae POX1 (YGL205W); ancestral locus Anc_3.514) translates to MTRSFTIDNDSKVLNPQKFIQKERAQSKLRIDQINTFLENTPQRRDLTHSLIEEICNDPVLKTDTDYYDQTKSQQRLETAKKIARLSLYMEHDIKTIRNQFKGTDLIKELQNDTEHKLPSLCNEDLSIFDKRLSLVANIDPQLGTRVGVHLGLFGNCIKGNGTDEQIHYWLQERGALFIKGIYGCFAMTELGHGSNVAELQTRATYNPKSDTFSIDTPDLTATKWWIGGAAHSATHSTVYARLIVEAKDYGVKTFVVPLRDPATFQLLPGVSIGDIGAKMGRDGIDNGWIQFRNVVIPREFMLSRFTKVLRARDGCISVKTEPQLDSISGYSALLNGRVNMVMDSFRFGAKFVTIATRYAVGRQQFAAKKGQQESQLMDYPLHQYRVLPQISIAYMISPAAFKLMDNYYTTLNELYKVSSSDKSALMRVSQKLKNLFIDSASLKATNTWLVAQLIDELRQSCGGHGYSQYNAFGKGYNDWVVQCTWEGDNSILSLTSAKSILKKFVEAGTRGKFDRELDTESFSYLKPSFLRNVIMGGEEAELNKIEDYYLVWAIALVKLLNHTARLIEKTKKIDGVSKLLILISKFHALHSMLKAYHDKLNSDSESYITDENTRSVMWDIYKLFSLYFIDKHSGEFQQFKIFEPDQISQDVQPQLLQILPKLRNHCIALTDSFKFPDSMLNAPIGYYDGDIYNNYYNEVIKNNPVESDGAGRPVYHELLSSMLKRGFEFDERLGGAAKSEILARLAK